Proteins from a genomic interval of Schistocerca serialis cubense isolate TAMUIC-IGC-003099 chromosome 11, iqSchSeri2.2, whole genome shotgun sequence:
- the LOC126426417 gene encoding ankyrin-1-like, which yields MDGRAPPSNRRHRDRGRTSAAAAPPAAVRRTTSPGDAAISHTQRWSRYENDNRLIRAAQKGAVVELQTLLAAGADVNAKDEDERTALHWAAGRGYLDAVRCLLDSGAQVDAMDRWQTVPLHWAARKGHVSVVRLLVTSCSHPNVKGQRGWTPLHWAAGCGYTGVATVLLETGADEELRDDEGDTPLHLAAQRGHTAVLQLLLASSPQPDAKGRRGRTLLHCAAASGHTEVVTVLLAAGADVSAKDEDERTALHWAAGRGNVEVVKCLLDRGAKVREVDKYNTVPLHWAAREGHTAVVQLLLASSRRPNRRGANEWTPLHWAAAGGHTDVVTILLKARADRELRNDVGDIPLHLAAQKGHTAVVQLLLSPSNPNVRGQHEWTPLHCAAANGHAEVVCVLLAAGADVKAKDEDKRTALHWAAGRGYLEVVRCLLDSGARVEAMDKWKTVPLHWAARKGHTAVVQLLMLSSPHPNVRGGNGWTPLHWAAADGHAGVVTALLEAGADRELRDDKGDLPLHLAAQKGHVAVVQLLLASSPNPNVRGQRGWTPLHCAAANGHEEVAAMLVESGADKGLEDDNGDTALDLARLSNYLESIEMSK from the coding sequence GAGGTGGTCTCGCTACGAGAACGACAATCGCCTGATCCGTGCAGCTCAGAAGGGGGCGGTGGTTGAACTTCAGACGCTGCTGgcagcaggtgcagatgtgaatgcAAAAGATGAGGACGAGAGGACTGCCCTACACTGGGCAGCAGGAAGAGGATACCTCGATGCTGTGAGGTGTCTGCTGGACAGTGGAGCACAGGTGGATGCCATGGACAGGTGGCAGACTGTTCCTCTCCACTGGGCTGCCCGGAAGGGCCACGTGTCTGTTGTACGGCTGCTGGTGACATCTTGTTCTCACCCCAATGTGAAGGGCCAACGTGGGTGGACGCCACTGCACTGGGCAGCTGGGTGTGGCTACACAGGTGTGGCGACTGTGCTGCTGGAGACGGGGGCGGACGAGGAGCTCAGGGACGATGAGGGGGACACGCCTCTGCACCTGGCTGCACAGAGGGGCCACACGGCCGTGTTGCAGCTGCTGCTGGCGTCCTCTCCTCAACCCGACGCGAAGGGGCGGCGCGGACGGACGCTACTACACTGTGCTGCGGCAAGTGGCCACACGGAGGTGGTGACTGTGTTGTTGGCAGCGGGTGCAGATGTAAGTGCCAAAGACGAGGACGAGAGGACTGCCCTGCATTGGGCAGCAGGCAGGGGGAACGTGGAGGTTGTGAAATGTCTCCTGGACAGAGGAGCAAAGGTGCGAGAAGTGGATAAGTACAATACTGTACCTCTGCACTGGGCTGCACGGGAGGGCCACACGGCTGTGGTGCAGCTACTGCTGGCGTCCTCCCGCCGCCCGAATAGGAGAGGGGCAAATGAATGGACACCGTTACACTGGGCGGCAGCAGGTGGCCACACAGATGTGGTGACTATTCTGTTGAAGGCAAGAGCAGACAGAGAGCTCAGAAATGATGTGGGAGACATACCTTTGCACTTGGCTGCACAGAAGGGCCACACAGCTGTTGTGCAGCTACTGCTGTCACCTTCTAATcccaacgtgagaggacagcacgAGTGGACGCCACTACACTGTGCTGCAGCAAATGGCCACGCAGAAGTGGTGTGTGTGCTGCTGgcggcaggtgcagatgtgaaggccAAGGATGAGGATAAGAGAACTGCCTTGCACTGGGCAGCCGGAAGGGGGTACCTGGAGGTGGTGAGGTGCCTACTGGACAGTGGGGCACGGGTGGAAGCAATGGACAAGTGGAAAACTGTGCCTCTACACTGGGCTGCACGAAAGGGCCACACTGCTGTGGTGCAGCTCCTGATGTTGTCCTCCCCTCACCCCAATGTAAGGGGAGGAAATGGATGGACACCATTGCACTGGGCGGCAGCAGATGGCCACGCAGGTGTGGTGACAGCGCTGCTGGAGGCAGGCGCAGATAGAGAGCTCAGAGATGATAAGGGGGACCTACCTCTGCACTTGGCTGCACAGAAAGGCCACGTGGCAGTGGTGCAGCTACTGTTGGCTTCGTCCCCTAACCCGAATGTGAGGGGCCAGCGAGGGTGGACGCCACTGCACTGTGCAGCAGCAAATGGCCACGAAGAGGTGGCGGCTATGCTGGTCGAGTCTGGCGCAGACAAGGGGCTCGAGGATGACAACGGGGACACTGCCCTAGACCTTGCTAGGCTGTCGAACTACCTGGAGTCGATAGAGATGTCAAAATAA